A region from the Candidatus Electrothrix scaldis genome encodes:
- a CDS encoding OmpW family outer membrane protein, which produces MKKIIATGAILLLIGGGAQALHAEEAQLKTQVCDWALSGYIGVASFDDEDKPDPYQAGLTHEMSSDEAYTVGFIVSKYYNDFSFNLGVEFIQEATVHDEEDYELAQHSHIPVSLGVNYHFNTSLFDPYIGAGVGYSFNDSSESEFINGQGMEMEMDDSVFYYLTAGVEYPLSDTYALFLAGQYVIGDADVTGAIQTPKGTIVLEDESSLDRYEVNLGLKYFF; this is translated from the coding sequence ATGAAGAAGATAATAGCAACAGGTGCCATTCTCCTGCTGATTGGCGGAGGCGCTCAGGCCTTGCACGCAGAGGAGGCGCAGCTGAAAACACAGGTCTGTGACTGGGCCTTGAGCGGCTATATCGGGGTTGCAAGTTTTGATGACGAGGATAAACCGGATCCCTACCAAGCCGGACTCACACATGAAATGAGCTCTGATGAAGCGTATACTGTTGGGTTTATTGTCAGTAAGTATTACAATGACTTCTCCTTCAATCTCGGAGTTGAGTTCATACAGGAGGCAACGGTGCATGATGAAGAAGACTATGAACTCGCACAGCACAGCCATATCCCGGTTTCTCTGGGCGTGAATTATCATTTCAACACCAGTTTGTTCGATCCTTATATCGGTGCAGGTGTCGGCTACTCCTTTAATGACAGCTCTGAAAGTGAATTTATCAACGGTCAGGGGATGGAAATGGAGATGGACGACAGTGTCTTCTACTACCTGACAGCTGGTGTTGAATATCCTCTCAGCGATACCTATGCCCTTTTTCTTGCTGGTCAGTATGTCATTGGTGATGCCGATGTGACAGGGGCTATTCAGACACCCAAGGGAACGATAGTACTCGAAGATGAAAGCTCCTTGGATCGTTATGAAGTGAATCTGGGACTCAAGTACTTTTTTTAG
- a CDS encoding TAXI family TRAP transporter solute-binding subunit has translation MKDFFSCKVNLLFTAVICLSIFSSVQAAELSITTGGEKGTYFRIGSDISTLVRQHGLGLDVMASKGSLDNIDKLYERRYSRLAIVQSDILEYLRSSNDHRLRSKAENIKMIIPLYNEEIHILAHNSIRDLASLKGKKVAIGPMQSGTAITASLLFKKSGVKPGQFVYSGAEEALRSLRSRAIDAMVYVSGYPVSLFSQITPADKLQLVPIMDRRIGGSYIMSSIPERTYTWQKGIVPTIAVKAVLASYDYDEKQQASKDVCEVGKIIYTNIDWLKRNGHSKWGNVRLNDSLDGWERNGCIKDALMSMSIANFY, from the coding sequence ATGAAGGATTTTTTTTCCTGTAAAGTTAATTTATTATTTACTGCTGTTATATGCTTGTCCATCTTTTCCTCGGTTCAGGCGGCTGAGTTGAGTATTACAACTGGAGGGGAAAAGGGGACATATTTTCGGATAGGTTCTGATATTTCTACACTCGTGCGGCAACATGGACTGGGATTGGATGTGATGGCCTCAAAGGGTTCTCTGGATAATATCGATAAGCTCTACGAGAGGAGATATAGCAGACTGGCTATTGTTCAATCAGATATTTTAGAGTATCTGCGTTCATCCAATGATCACAGACTTCGGTCAAAAGCGGAGAATATAAAAATGATTATTCCGCTGTATAATGAGGAAATACATATTCTGGCCCACAACTCTATCAGGGACCTTGCGAGTTTAAAAGGGAAAAAGGTTGCTATCGGTCCCATGCAAAGTGGTACGGCAATTACGGCCTCTCTTTTATTCAAGAAGTCCGGGGTGAAGCCAGGACAGTTTGTCTATAGTGGTGCTGAAGAGGCCTTGAGGTCACTCCGGTCAAGGGCTATTGATGCGATGGTTTATGTCTCTGGATATCCGGTGAGCCTGTTTTCACAAATTACTCCTGCTGATAAGTTGCAGCTCGTTCCTATCATGGACCGTCGGATTGGCGGCTCATATATCATGTCCTCTATTCCGGAAAGAACGTATACCTGGCAAAAGGGGATTGTCCCGACTATTGCTGTGAAGGCGGTCCTGGCAAGCTATGATTACGATGAGAAGCAGCAGGCGTCAAAAGATGTGTGTGAGGTGGGTAAAATTATTTACACTAATATTGATTGGCTGAAAAGAAATGGTCATTCGAAATGGGGCAATGTGCGTTTGAATGATAGCTTGGACGGGTGGGAGAGAAATGGATGTATTAAGGATGCGCTAATGTCCATGAGTATCGCTAATTTTTATTAA